A section of the Streptomyces sp. CG1 genome encodes:
- a CDS encoding MBL fold metallo-hydrolase, whose translation MQASLANPLPSWTLGDITVHRVDEVPLPPETGAWLLPDARPEVVTGEGWLHPHFADREGILRVDSHSFAFVVGGLRVLVDTGIGNGKERANPAWHNLHTPYLERLTAAGFPPDSVDLVILTHLHADHVGWNTQDLNGVWVPTFPHARHVTSRAEREFWAGYDMDEARRQMFRDSVIPVERAGLLHLVDVPAEGAELAPGLRLVPTPGHTPGHVAVELTSQGERALITGDCIHHPVQLAHPGIGACVDIDPGQSEASRRALLRSVADTDTLVLGTHFAPPAAGRVITHGDAYRLLPVPAA comes from the coding sequence ATGCAGGCCTCTCTCGCCAACCCCCTCCCGTCCTGGACCTTGGGCGACATCACGGTTCACCGCGTCGATGAGGTCCCGCTGCCGCCCGAGACCGGAGCGTGGCTCCTGCCCGACGCCCGCCCCGAGGTGGTGACCGGCGAGGGCTGGCTGCATCCGCACTTCGCCGACCGGGAGGGCATCCTGCGCGTCGACAGCCACAGCTTCGCCTTCGTCGTGGGCGGATTGCGCGTCCTCGTCGACACCGGCATCGGCAACGGCAAGGAGCGGGCCAACCCGGCCTGGCACAACCTGCACACCCCGTACCTCGAGCGCCTCACCGCCGCCGGCTTCCCCCCGGACTCCGTCGACCTGGTGATCCTCACCCACCTGCACGCCGACCACGTCGGCTGGAACACACAGGACTTGAACGGCGTCTGGGTCCCCACTTTTCCCCACGCCCGCCACGTCACCTCACGTGCCGAGCGGGAGTTCTGGGCCGGGTACGACATGGACGAGGCGCGTCGGCAGATGTTCCGCGACTCCGTGATCCCGGTGGAGCGGGCGGGGCTGCTGCACCTGGTCGACGTACCGGCCGAGGGCGCCGAGCTCGCCCCGGGCCTGCGCCTTGTGCCCACGCCCGGGCACACCCCCGGCCATGTGGCCGTCGAGCTGACCAGCCAGGGGGAGCGGGCCCTGATCACCGGCGACTGCATCCACCATCCGGTCCAGCTCGCCCACCCCGGCATCGGTGCCTGCGTCGACATCGACCCGGGGCAGTCCGAGGCCTCGCGCCGCGCACTGCTCCGCTCGGTCGCCGACACGGACACCCTCGTGCTCGGCACCCACTTCGCCCCGCCCGCCGCCGGCCGCGTGATCACCCATGGGGATGCCTACCGGCTGCTGCCCGTTCCCGCGGCCTGA
- a CDS encoding TetR/AcrR family transcriptional regulator, translating into MSRKQMVRPGGRSARVQASVHTAVRELMSEVGREALTVPQVAQRAGVTPSTIYRRWGDLRELLSDVAVERLRPEAVPEDHGDLRADLTAWAEQFLDEMASPPGRAYIRDALLGDPDGTNAGQCSAYAAEQIEVILARAVDRAESAPCVETVMDRVVAPLMYRILFRPAALDATYARHLVAGLLDTEVQSGR; encoded by the coding sequence ATGAGTCGCAAGCAGATGGTGCGTCCCGGCGGGCGCAGCGCCCGGGTCCAGGCATCGGTCCACACCGCTGTCCGCGAACTCATGTCGGAGGTGGGGCGCGAGGCACTGACGGTGCCGCAGGTCGCCCAGCGCGCCGGAGTCACACCGTCGACGATCTACCGCCGCTGGGGCGACCTGCGGGAGTTGCTGTCGGACGTCGCGGTGGAGCGCCTGCGCCCCGAGGCGGTGCCGGAGGATCACGGAGATCTGCGGGCCGACCTGACGGCCTGGGCCGAACAGTTCCTCGACGAGATGGCCTCTCCTCCGGGTCGCGCGTACATCCGTGACGCTCTGCTCGGCGACCCGGACGGCACCAACGCCGGCCAGTGCTCGGCCTACGCGGCCGAACAGATCGAGGTCATCCTCGCCCGGGCGGTCGACCGCGCGGAGAGCGCTCCTTGCGTCGAGACGGTCATGGACCGCGTCGTCGCCCCTCTGATGTACCGCATCCTCTTCCGCCCGGCCGCTCTCGACGCCACGTACGCGCGTCACCTCGTGGCCGGGCTCCTGGACACGGAGGTGCAGTCCGGCCGGTGA
- the fdnG gene encoding formate dehydrogenase-N subunit alpha, translating into MGVRTWIGSWPVYRQLTGTDPLGRGAAAKSGRSERLTPRVAGADRVVKSVCPYCAVGCGQNVYVQDEKVTQIEGDPDSPVSRGRLCPKGAASLQLTTGDAREHQVLHRRPHGTAWERLDLDTAMDMIADRVIEARRAGWQWTVDETRTRRTLGIASLGGATLDNEENYLIKKLFTALGAIQIENQARVUHSSTVPGLGTSFGRGGATTFQQDLQNADCIVIEGSNMAECHPVGFQWVMEARARGAKLIHVDPRFTRTSALADVHVPLRAGTDIAFLGGIIHYVLERDKYFREYVVAYTNAPAIVREDFHDTEDLAGVFSGLDAANHAYNKGSWQYEGSAGEPERDETLTHPRCVFQVLKRHYARYTPELVEKICGVPQDLFRQVCELVTDNSGRERTTAFAYAVGWTQHTVGVQYIRAAAVLQTLLGNIGRPGGGILALRGHASIQGSTDIPTLFNLLPGYIPMPHAHRHQDLAAFLGAETAPKGYWGNMRAYLVSLLKAYWGDAATVENDFCFDYLPRLTGSHSAYETTLAQLEGVCSGYFLFGENPAVGNANSKLTRLGMANLDWLVVRDFSLIESATWWQDGPEIETGELRTEDIRTEVFFLPAAAHTEKDGSFTNTQRLLQWHHQAVEPPGASRSDLWFTYHLGRIIREKLAGSTDEMDRPVLDLTWGYPTKGPLAEPDAEAVLAEINGHDAEGGPLSSYEQLKPDGSTACGCWIYCGVYADGVNQAARRRPGTEQDWVAAEWAWAWPANRRILYNRASADPQGRPWSERKALVWWDPEKGEWSGHDVPDFKRDKAPDHRPPEDATGPEALSGTDPFLMQTDGKAWLYVPAGLADGPLPAHYEPQDSPFVNLLYDHTRNPVRHLMPSLPDNRYQPSGDEPGSEVFPYVATTYRLTEHHTAGGMSRWLPYLAELQPEFFCEVSPELAAERGLAHTGWATIVSARAVIEARVLVTDRMAPLTVQGRRLHQVGLPYHWGPNGYSTGDAANELLHLSLDPNVHIQESKAFAVDIRPGRRPRGPASVDLVRAYRRRAGIDEHTGTEP; encoded by the coding sequence ATGGGCGTACGCACCTGGATCGGCTCCTGGCCGGTCTACCGCCAGCTGACGGGCACCGATCCGCTGGGCCGGGGCGCCGCGGCGAAGAGCGGGCGCAGCGAGCGGCTCACGCCCCGCGTGGCCGGCGCCGACCGGGTGGTGAAGTCGGTCTGCCCGTACTGCGCCGTCGGCTGCGGCCAGAACGTGTACGTCCAGGACGAGAAGGTCACCCAGATCGAGGGCGACCCGGACTCCCCCGTCTCACGCGGTCGGCTCTGCCCCAAGGGCGCGGCGAGCCTGCAGCTGACGACCGGGGACGCCCGCGAGCACCAGGTGCTCCATCGGCGTCCGCACGGCACCGCGTGGGAGCGGCTGGACCTCGACACCGCGATGGACATGATCGCCGACCGGGTGATCGAGGCGCGCCGGGCGGGCTGGCAGTGGACGGTCGACGAGACCCGCACCCGGCGCACCCTCGGCATCGCGAGCCTCGGCGGAGCCACACTCGACAACGAAGAGAACTACCTGATCAAGAAGTTGTTCACCGCGCTCGGAGCGATCCAGATCGAGAACCAGGCGCGGGTTTGACACTCCTCCACCGTTCCCGGTCTGGGAACCTCGTTCGGACGCGGCGGCGCGACCACCTTCCAGCAGGATCTGCAGAACGCGGACTGCATCGTCATCGAGGGCTCGAACATGGCCGAGTGCCATCCGGTCGGGTTCCAGTGGGTGATGGAGGCCAGGGCGCGGGGAGCGAAGCTGATCCATGTCGACCCGCGGTTCACCCGCACCAGCGCACTGGCCGACGTCCACGTGCCGCTGCGCGCGGGCACGGACATCGCGTTCCTCGGCGGGATCATCCACTACGTCCTGGAGCGGGACAAGTACTTCCGTGAGTACGTCGTGGCGTACACCAACGCCCCGGCGATCGTGCGGGAGGACTTCCACGACACCGAGGACCTGGCGGGTGTGTTCTCCGGGCTCGATGCCGCCAACCATGCCTACAACAAAGGGAGTTGGCAATATGAAGGCAGCGCGGGCGAGCCGGAGCGGGACGAGACGCTGACGCATCCGCGCTGTGTGTTCCAGGTGCTCAAGCGGCACTACGCCCGCTACACACCGGAGTTGGTCGAGAAGATCTGCGGGGTGCCGCAGGACCTGTTCCGGCAGGTGTGCGAGCTGGTCACGGACAACTCCGGCCGCGAGCGTACGACGGCCTTCGCGTACGCGGTCGGCTGGACCCAGCACACGGTGGGCGTGCAGTACATCCGCGCGGCGGCCGTACTGCAGACCCTGCTCGGCAACATCGGCCGGCCGGGCGGCGGCATCCTGGCCCTGCGCGGACACGCCTCCATCCAGGGCTCCACGGACATCCCGACGCTGTTCAACCTCCTGCCGGGCTACATCCCGATGCCGCACGCCCACCGGCACCAGGACCTGGCCGCCTTCCTCGGGGCCGAGACGGCCCCCAAGGGCTACTGGGGCAACATGCGCGCCTACCTGGTCAGCCTGCTCAAGGCGTACTGGGGTGACGCGGCGACCGTCGAGAACGACTTCTGCTTCGACTACCTGCCCCGGCTGACCGGCTCCCACTCGGCGTACGAGACGACCCTGGCCCAGCTGGAGGGCGTCTGCTCGGGCTACTTCCTGTTCGGCGAGAACCCGGCGGTGGGCAACGCCAACTCCAAGCTGACGCGGCTCGGGATGGCCAACCTGGACTGGCTGGTCGTCCGCGACTTCTCGCTGATCGAGTCGGCGACCTGGTGGCAGGACGGGCCCGAGATCGAGACCGGCGAGCTGCGCACCGAGGACATCCGCACCGAGGTGTTCTTCCTGCCGGCCGCGGCGCACACCGAGAAGGACGGCAGCTTCACCAACACCCAGCGGCTGCTGCAGTGGCACCACCAGGCGGTCGAACCGCCCGGCGCGTCGCGCAGCGATCTGTGGTTCACCTACCACCTGGGGCGGATCATCCGCGAGAAACTCGCGGGGTCCACCGACGAGATGGACCGGCCCGTGCTCGATCTGACCTGGGGCTATCCGACGAAGGGCCCGCTCGCCGAACCGGATGCGGAGGCCGTGCTCGCCGAGATCAACGGCCATGACGCCGAGGGCGGGCCGCTCTCCTCCTACGAGCAGCTGAAGCCCGACGGCTCCACCGCTTGCGGCTGCTGGATCTACTGCGGTGTCTACGCCGACGGCGTCAACCAGGCCGCCCGCCGCAGGCCCGGCACGGAGCAGGACTGGGTGGCGGCCGAGTGGGCGTGGGCCTGGCCGGCCAACCGCCGGATCCTGTACAACCGCGCCTCCGCCGACCCGCAGGGCAGACCGTGGAGCGAGCGGAAGGCGCTGGTGTGGTGGGACCCGGAGAAGGGCGAGTGGTCGGGGCACGATGTGCCCGACTTCAAGAGGGACAAAGCACCTGACCACCGGCCGCCCGAGGACGCGACCGGCCCGGAGGCCCTGTCGGGCACGGACCCGTTCCTGATGCAGACCGACGGCAAGGCCTGGCTGTATGTGCCGGCCGGGCTCGCCGACGGCCCCCTCCCGGCCCATTACGAGCCGCAGGACTCGCCGTTCGTGAATCTGCTCTACGACCACACGCGCAATCCGGTGCGGCATTTGATGCCTTCGCTCCCCGACAACCGTTACCAGCCGAGCGGCGACGAGCCAGGCTCCGAGGTCTTCCCGTACGTGGCGACCACCTACCGGCTGACCGAGCACCACACGGCGGGCGGAATGTCCCGCTGGCTGCCGTATCTGGCCGAGCTGCAACCGGAGTTCTTCTGCGAGGTCTCCCCCGAGCTGGCGGCCGAGCGGGGCCTGGCACACACCGGGTGGGCGACGATCGTCAGCGCCCGTGCGGTGATCGAGGCACGGGTGCTGGTGACCGACCGGATGGCACCGCTGACGGTGCAGGGGCGTCGGCTGCACCAGGTGGGGCTGCCGTACCACTGGGGTCCCAACGGATACAGCACCGGGGACGCGGCCAACGAGTTGCTGCATCTGTCCCTGGACCCCAACGTCCACATCCAGGAGTCGAAGGCATTCGCCGTGGACATCCGCCCGGGCCGCCGGCCCCGCGGTCCGGCGTCGGTGGACCTGGTGCGCGCCTACCGCAGGCGGGCGGGCATCGACGAGCACACCGGAACGGAGCCGTAG
- the selD gene encoding selenide, water dikinase SelD, producing the protein MTATSPPIPQAPVRLTQYAHGGGCACKIPPGELEELVAGLTGPATAGGDTPLLVGIATGDDAAVVTHRGTAVVCTADFFTPVVDDPYDWGRIAAANALSDVYAMGGRPVLAVNLLAWPRDRLPFELAREVLRGGLAIATEAGCHVGGGHSVDDPEPKYGMAVTGLADPTRLLRNDAGRPGVPLSLTKPLGVGVLNNRHKATGERFEQAVATMTSLNREASEAALAAGATCATDVTGFGFLGHLHKLARASGVTAVVDTAAVPCLEGAREAVRDGYVSGGTRRNLAWVAPHTDFGATDGDTRLLLADAQTSGGLLVAGEVPGAPVVGELVSRGPHSIVLK; encoded by the coding sequence ATGACAGCGACATCCCCACCGATCCCCCAGGCCCCCGTCCGGCTCACGCAGTACGCCCACGGTGGCGGCTGCGCCTGCAAGATCCCGCCCGGCGAACTGGAGGAACTGGTCGCCGGCCTGACCGGGCCGGCGACCGCGGGCGGCGACACCCCGCTGCTCGTCGGGATCGCCACCGGTGACGACGCGGCCGTGGTCACCCACCGGGGAACCGCCGTCGTCTGCACGGCCGACTTCTTCACCCCGGTCGTGGACGACCCCTACGACTGGGGGCGCATCGCCGCCGCCAACGCCCTGTCCGACGTGTACGCGATGGGCGGCCGTCCGGTGCTCGCCGTGAACCTGCTGGCCTGGCCGCGCGACCGGCTGCCCTTCGAGCTGGCCCGCGAGGTGCTGCGCGGCGGACTGGCCATCGCCACCGAGGCCGGCTGCCATGTCGGCGGCGGGCACAGCGTCGACGACCCGGAACCCAAGTACGGGATGGCCGTCACCGGACTCGCCGACCCCACGCGGCTGCTGCGCAACGACGCCGGCCGGCCAGGGGTGCCGCTGTCGCTGACCAAGCCACTGGGCGTGGGCGTGCTGAACAACCGGCACAAAGCCACCGGCGAGCGGTTCGAGCAGGCCGTCGCCACGATGACGTCCCTGAACCGGGAGGCCTCCGAGGCCGCGCTGGCCGCCGGGGCCACCTGTGCCACCGACGTCACCGGATTCGGTTTCCTCGGCCATCTGCACAAGCTGGCCCGGGCCTCCGGAGTGACCGCCGTGGTCGACACCGCCGCCGTCCCCTGTCTGGAGGGGGCGCGCGAGGCCGTCCGGGACGGGTACGTCAGCGGCGGCACCCGGCGCAACCTCGCCTGGGTCGCCCCGCACACCGACTTCGGCGCCACCGACGGCGACACCCGCCTGCTGCTGGCCGACGCCCAGACCTCCGGCGGGCTGCTCGTCGCCGGCGAGGTGCCCGGAGCGCCGGTGGTGGGGGAGCTGGTGTCGCGCGGACCCCACTCGATCGTGCTGAAGTGA